A genomic region of Chitinimonas arctica contains the following coding sequences:
- a CDS encoding aminopeptidase P family protein: MNANQHNPVVARIPALRQAMQAHGLAAYIVPSADPHLSEYLPARWQGRRWLTGFHGSVGTLVVTADFAGLWVDSRYWTQAEAELSGSGIAMMKIPVASSAQHLDWLAANVATGASVGVDGAVLGLLAARALQAALDGKGIALRTELDLLETAWPERAGLPSAAIYQHEAPYATMTRAAKLALVRAEMAKLGADQHFISTLDDLAWLFNLRGADVNYNPVFVGHALLGLSEATLFVAAGKIDAALAALLAADGVRIAAYQDAGAALAALPATARLLIDPRRITLGLRQAVPAEVEVIEAINPSTFAKSRKHEAEAGFVRQAMEQDGAALCEFFSWLEGALGRERVTELDIDKQITAARARRSGFVCPSFATIAGFNGNGAMPHYRATEANHAVIEGDGLLLIDSGGQYLGGTTDITRVVGVGQVSAAQKRDCSLVLKGMIGLATARFPRGTKSPTLDALARAPIWAELIDYGHGTGHGVGYFLNVHEGPQVISPHAAPEAHTAMEPGMITSDEPGIYRPGQWGVRIENLLLNVSAGSGEFGEFLAFETLTLCPIDTRCLDHALLRADEIAWLNSYHAMVRERLQPHVSGAARDWLLQRTEAI; this comes from the coding sequence ACCGGTTTCCATGGTTCGGTCGGTACGCTGGTGGTGACCGCCGACTTTGCCGGCCTGTGGGTGGATAGCCGCTATTGGACCCAGGCGGAGGCCGAACTGAGCGGTTCCGGCATCGCCATGATGAAGATTCCGGTAGCCAGCAGCGCCCAGCATCTGGACTGGCTGGCCGCCAATGTGGCGACCGGCGCCAGCGTTGGCGTTGACGGTGCCGTATTGGGCTTGCTGGCAGCGCGTGCCCTGCAGGCTGCCTTGGACGGCAAGGGCATCGCCCTGCGTACCGAACTGGATCTGTTGGAAACAGCGTGGCCCGAGCGGGCCGGCCTGCCGAGCGCCGCCATTTACCAGCACGAAGCGCCGTACGCGACCATGACACGCGCCGCCAAGCTGGCCCTGGTTCGCGCCGAAATGGCCAAGCTGGGTGCCGACCAGCACTTTATCTCTACCCTGGACGACCTGGCCTGGCTGTTCAATCTGCGCGGCGCCGATGTGAACTACAACCCGGTGTTCGTCGGCCATGCCTTGCTGGGCTTGTCGGAAGCGACCCTGTTTGTCGCCGCCGGCAAGATCGATGCGGCGCTGGCGGCCCTGCTTGCCGCCGACGGCGTCAGGATCGCCGCTTACCAGGACGCGGGCGCCGCGCTGGCTGCCCTGCCGGCCACGGCCCGGCTATTGATCGATCCGCGCCGTATCACCTTGGGCCTGCGCCAGGCCGTGCCCGCCGAGGTCGAGGTGATCGAGGCCATCAATCCGTCTACCTTCGCCAAATCGCGCAAGCATGAGGCGGAGGCGGGTTTTGTCCGGCAGGCCATGGAGCAGGACGGCGCCGCGCTGTGCGAATTCTTCAGCTGGCTGGAAGGCGCGCTGGGGCGCGAGCGGGTGACCGAACTGGATATCGATAAACAGATCACCGCCGCCCGCGCTCGGCGCTCCGGCTTTGTCTGCCCCAGCTTCGCCACCATCGCCGGATTCAATGGCAACGGCGCGATGCCGCATTACCGGGCTACCGAGGCCAACCATGCCGTGATCGAAGGCGACGGCTTGCTGCTGATCGACTCCGGCGGACAGTACTTGGGCGGCACCACCGATATCACCCGGGTAGTCGGCGTGGGACAGGTCAGTGCCGCGCAGAAGCGCGACTGCAGCCTGGTCCTGAAAGGCATGATAGGACTGGCGACCGCCCGTTTTCCTCGCGGTACCAAGAGCCCGACGCTGGACGCGCTGGCCCGTGCGCCGATCTGGGCCGAACTGATCGACTATGGTCATGGCACCGGCCATGGCGTGGGGTATTTCCTGAATGTGCACGAAGGCCCGCAGGTGATTTCGCCGCACGCCGCGCCGGAAGCCCACACGGCCATGGAACCCGGCATGATCACTTCCGATGAGCCCGGCATCTATCGGCCAGGCCAATGGGGTGTGCGGATCGAGAACCTGCTGCTGAACGTGTCGGCCGGCAGCGGCGAGTTCGGCGAGTTCCTGGCCTTCGAAACCCTCACCCTCTGTCCCATCGACACCCGCTGCCTGGACCATGCGCTGCTGCGGGCCGATGAAATCGCCTGGCTGAACAGCTACCACGCGATGGTGCGCGAACGTCTGCAGCCGCATGTGAGCGGCGCGGCGCGCGATTGGCTGCTGCAGCGCACCGAAGCCATCTGA
- a CDS encoding MG2 domain-containing protein, with protein MRIAFLLTLFCTSAFAAGVDSFTPQGAVRDVRQAKALFSEAMVRFGDPRLADPFEIRCGEEKGTGRWIDDKTWVYDFVRDVPSAASCQFDLKAGLKTLKGTPLPAAAFAFNTGGPEPGGPNQMLWPSSGETIDASQVFIVPFGAPPTLQSLLAKTRCEVEGIRERMPVTVLTPAERTKLFLGFFGKDTRSWPVNAEALRCQRPLPADTKVELVFDAGLAAANGLSLREPMRFEYRVRPKFTAWVGCERTRDKAACIPISPITLNFSTAVSLAQAKAAVLSSADGKQRWSPEPFSEQDIETIEDEAGKRIQQVSSMRFKPLFPESTTLRMALPANLRDEYGRVLSNAAQFPQTVKIDSFPALAKFAADFGVVERSVGVLPVTVRNVGEAAKAAATPPPPSGVMDKLADMAKRATGSEEKPAPAGLGLPYRQLNVNKEADILRWYLRLRQGAQAQENKDYRSASLLAKEAGAQQFRLPAPNDNQAAEVIGLPLPQSGLTIVEVESARLGQRLLQPVAPMQIAAGALVTNLSVHLRRGHDDALVWVTSLDKGWLVNAASISLLDCKGRLLASGKTDKQGIWQYGKALPAQRYDCPLFAFARQGQDVGFVASDWDQGIESWRFGVDTERERSQRSSLHAVFDRGLYRANETVSIKLLARERTAGGFGWLADAQLPNQVKLVHMGSDESVVLPVKWRSGAAELSWKVPAEAKLGSYSVQAERKQGKTISNLGEAGSFNVAEFRVPLMRGVLKLPVNPVAVDKLDAHAQVQYLAGGPAAGEKIKLRGVVRPMGGRNLDDFEGFDFSNGDVSPAVTRGAEDGEYQGGAGDTSLENVEATLDKAGGATLSLAGLPTLRGRLG; from the coding sequence ATGCGTATTGCCTTTCTTTTGACCCTGTTTTGTACGAGCGCATTCGCCGCCGGGGTGGATTCCTTTACCCCCCAAGGCGCGGTACGCGATGTACGGCAAGCCAAGGCGCTGTTCTCCGAGGCGATGGTTCGCTTTGGCGATCCGCGCCTGGCAGATCCTTTCGAAATCCGCTGCGGCGAAGAAAAAGGGACCGGTCGCTGGATCGATGACAAGACCTGGGTCTATGACTTCGTCCGCGACGTACCGTCCGCTGCTTCCTGCCAATTCGATCTCAAGGCAGGATTGAAAACGCTCAAGGGCACACCTTTGCCCGCCGCCGCCTTCGCTTTCAATACCGGCGGCCCCGAGCCGGGTGGCCCCAATCAGATGCTCTGGCCTTCCAGCGGCGAAACGATCGATGCGAGCCAGGTATTCATCGTGCCGTTCGGTGCGCCGCCCACCCTGCAGAGCCTGCTGGCCAAGACCCGCTGTGAAGTGGAAGGTATCCGTGAACGCATGCCGGTGACCGTGCTGACGCCGGCCGAGCGCACCAAACTATTCCTTGGTTTCTTCGGTAAGGACACCAGGAGTTGGCCGGTCAATGCCGAGGCGCTGCGTTGCCAGCGGCCCTTGCCGGCCGATACCAAGGTCGAACTGGTTTTCGATGCGGGCCTGGCCGCCGCCAATGGCTTGAGCCTGCGCGAACCGATGCGCTTCGAATACCGTGTCCGTCCCAAGTTCACCGCCTGGGTCGGCTGTGAACGCACGCGCGACAAAGCGGCCTGCATTCCGATTTCACCTATTACCCTGAATTTCAGTACCGCGGTGAGTCTGGCGCAAGCCAAGGCGGCGGTTTTGAGCAGCGCGGACGGCAAACAGCGTTGGTCGCCCGAACCCTTCTCCGAACAGGATATCGAGACGATCGAGGACGAGGCCGGCAAGCGCATCCAGCAGGTCAGCTCGATGCGCTTCAAACCCTTGTTTCCCGAGAGCACCACCCTGCGTATGGCCCTGCCGGCCAATCTACGCGACGAATATGGCCGGGTACTGAGCAATGCCGCGCAGTTTCCGCAAACGGTCAAGATCGATAGTTTTCCCGCGCTGGCCAAGTTCGCCGCCGATTTCGGCGTTGTCGAGCGCAGCGTTGGCGTATTGCCGGTGACGGTGCGCAATGTGGGCGAGGCCGCCAAGGCTGCCGCGACGCCCCCTCCTCCAAGCGGGGTAATGGACAAGCTGGCCGATATGGCCAAGCGTGCCACCGGCAGCGAGGAAAAACCGGCGCCCGCCGGCCTGGGCTTGCCCTACCGCCAGCTGAATGTGAATAAGGAAGCCGATATCCTGCGCTGGTATCTGCGCCTCAGGCAGGGTGCCCAGGCACAGGAGAACAAGGATTATCGCTCCGCTTCCCTGTTGGCCAAGGAAGCGGGCGCCCAGCAATTCCGCCTGCCTGCACCCAACGATAACCAGGCCGCCGAAGTGATCGGCCTGCCCTTGCCGCAAAGCGGCTTGACCATCGTGGAAGTGGAAAGCGCCAGGCTTGGTCAGCGCCTGCTGCAGCCGGTGGCGCCCATGCAGATCGCTGCCGGCGCCCTGGTCACCAATCTCTCGGTGCATTTGCGGCGGGGCCACGACGATGCCCTGGTCTGGGTTACCTCGCTGGACAAAGGCTGGCTGGTGAACGCCGCCAGCATCAGCCTGCTCGACTGCAAGGGACGCCTGTTGGCCAGCGGCAAGACCGACAAGCAGGGCATCTGGCAGTATGGCAAGGCCTTGCCCGCCCAGCGCTATGACTGTCCGTTGTTTGCCTTTGCCCGCCAGGGACAGGATGTGGGCTTTGTGGCATCGGACTGGGATCAGGGTATCGAGTCTTGGCGTTTCGGCGTCGATACCGAGCGGGAACGGAGCCAGCGCAGCAGCCTGCATGCGGTCTTCGACCGTGGCTTGTATCGTGCCAACGAAACGGTTTCGATCAAATTGCTGGCGCGGGAAAGGACCGCGGGCGGTTTCGGCTGGCTGGCCGACGCGCAATTGCCCAACCAGGTGAAGCTGGTCCATATGGGCTCGGACGAAAGCGTGGTACTGCCGGTCAAGTGGCGTAGCGGTGCGGCGGAGTTGAGTTGGAAGGTGCCGGCCGAGGCCAAGCTGGGCAGCTACTCGGTGCAGGCGGAACGCAAGCAGGGCAAGACCATCAGCAATCTGGGCGAAGCCGGCAGTTTCAATGTGGCGGAGTTCCGGGTACCGCTGATGCGCGGCGTGCTCAAGCTGCCGGTCAATCCGGTGGCGGTGGACAAGCTCGATGCGCACGCGCAGGTGCAGTATCTGGCTGGCGGTCCGGCCGCCGGCGAGAAGATCAAGCTGCGCGGCGTGGTACGCCCCATGGGTGGACGGAACCTGGACGATTTCGAAGGGTTCGATTTTTCCAATGGCGACGTGTCGCCGGCGGTTACGCGTGGCGCGGAGGATGGCGAATACCAAGGTGGGGCGGGAGACACATCGCTGGAAAACGTCGAGGCCACCTTGGACAAAGCGGGTGGCGCGACCCTGTCGCTGGCGGGTTTGCCGACGCTGAGGGGCCGGCTTGGCTAA
- a CDS encoding PepSY domain-containing protein: MKKLLILLGSVLLSISAPAWADVGRDDAAAIAQRVSGGRVLSVERAERDGHAVWRVKVVTGQGEVKVIFIDAASGRTL, encoded by the coding sequence ATGAAAAAATTACTCATCCTGCTGGGGAGCGTGCTGCTCAGCATTTCCGCCCCGGCCTGGGCTGATGTTGGCCGCGACGATGCGGCGGCCATCGCGCAGCGTGTCAGCGGCGGCCGGGTACTATCGGTGGAGCGTGCCGAGCGCGATGGCCATGCGGTCTGGCGCGTCAAGGTAGTGACCGGCCAAGGCGAAGTAAAAGTCATCTTTATCGATGCGGCCAGCGGCCGCACCCTGTGA
- a CDS encoding glycine zipper 2TM domain-containing protein, which translates to MKRLAILSLIATSFVAAQAESFNDTARVRSVEPQYERISSPRKECSSEIVTETRRSGGEREYGGAVVGGIAGAIVGNQVGKGHGREAATALGAVVGALAGDHIDNRDNRVQYEEVPREIQRCRTVEDWQTRVTGYRVNYDYRGQQYTTFMRNNPGKTMSVRVSVEPLEQ; encoded by the coding sequence ATGAAACGCCTCGCCATTCTCAGCCTGATCGCCACCAGTTTTGTCGCAGCCCAGGCTGAAAGTTTCAACGATACCGCGCGCGTTCGCAGCGTCGAGCCGCAATACGAACGTATCAGCTCGCCGCGTAAGGAATGCAGCAGCGAGATCGTGACCGAAACGCGCCGCTCCGGCGGCGAGCGCGAATACGGCGGCGCGGTGGTGGGTGGTATTGCCGGCGCCATCGTCGGTAATCAGGTCGGCAAGGGCCATGGCCGCGAAGCGGCGACCGCCTTGGGCGCCGTGGTAGGTGCGCTGGCCGGCGATCATATCGACAACCGCGACAATCGCGTGCAATACGAAGAAGTGCCCCGTGAAATTCAGCGTTGCCGCACGGTCGAGGATTGGCAGACCCGAGTCACCGGTTATCGCGTCAATTACGACTATCGCGGTCAGCAATACACCACATTCATGCGCAATAATCCCGGCAAGACCATGTCGGTGCGCGTTTCGGTGGAACCGTTGGAGCAGTAA
- a CDS encoding IS630 family transposase: MTRTGRPIKKLELSEEQRRELNARLALRKAPADEKLRIQIVLSCADGEGGKEIAKRLDTTAQTVSRWRRRYESYGLAGLTDAPRSGRPRTVLDEHVQAVIDRVRNSKPTDATHWSVRTMSKATGVSASTVQRIWHAFGLKPHRLETFKFSTDPNFVDKVRDVVGLYLAPPDRALVLCVDEKSQIQALDRTQPSLPLTFGKAETRTHDYKRHGTTSLFAALDVATGKVIGQLKRRHRSVEFLQFLNTIDASVPADLDIHLIMDNYGTHKTEKVRAWFASRPRYHLHFTPTSASWLNLVERFFSQISEKWIKRSAHSSVADLEQSIRHYLDIHNTNPKPFVWRKSADSILEAIARAGKVIN, translated from the coding sequence ATGACCAGAACGGGCCGCCCGATCAAGAAGCTGGAACTATCCGAAGAGCAGCGCAGAGAGCTGAATGCACGTTTGGCGCTGCGCAAGGCGCCGGCCGATGAGAAGCTACGAATTCAGATTGTGCTCAGTTGTGCTGACGGCGAAGGAGGCAAAGAGATCGCGAAGCGGCTGGATACCACTGCGCAGACCGTCTCAAGGTGGCGTCGTCGGTACGAGTCGTATGGTCTGGCAGGGCTGACCGATGCACCGAGGTCGGGGCGGCCTCGCACGGTGCTAGACGAACACGTTCAGGCGGTGATTGATCGTGTCCGGAACAGTAAGCCTACTGACGCGACGCACTGGAGCGTGCGCACGATGAGCAAGGCAACAGGCGTGTCGGCGTCCACAGTGCAGCGCATTTGGCACGCGTTCGGGCTCAAGCCCCATCGGCTGGAGACGTTCAAGTTTTCCACCGATCCGAATTTTGTCGATAAGGTCCGCGATGTGGTGGGCTTGTACCTCGCCCCGCCGGATCGTGCCTTGGTGCTCTGCGTGGATGAGAAGAGCCAGATTCAGGCACTGGATAGAACGCAGCCTTCACTTCCGCTTACGTTCGGCAAAGCAGAAACCCGGACACACGATTACAAGCGGCACGGGACGACTTCGCTGTTCGCAGCTCTGGATGTGGCCACTGGCAAGGTCATTGGCCAACTCAAACGTCGCCACCGGAGCGTCGAATTTCTGCAGTTCCTCAATACCATCGACGCAAGCGTACCGGCAGACCTGGATATCCACCTGATCATGGACAATTACGGGACGCACAAGACGGAGAAGGTGCGTGCCTGGTTCGCCAGCAGGCCACGCTACCATCTGCACTTCACGCCAACTTCGGCCTCCTGGCTCAACCTTGTGGAGCGTTTTTTCTCACAAATCAGTGAGAAGTGGATCAAGCGTAGTGCCCACAGCAGCGTCGCCGATCTAGAGCAGTCAATCCGCCACTACTTGGACATCCACAACACCAACCCGAAGCCCTTTGTATGGCGCAAAAGCGCAGATTCAATCCTTGAGGCCATTGCTCGTGCAGGCAAAGTTATTAATTAA
- a CDS encoding Crp/Fnr family transcriptional regulator produces the protein MIATLKQIPLFYGLSDDELAHIEASAVAKTYPKGTIIINEGDAGSSMFLLMQGRLKVFVSDSNGKEYVLAVLGPGEYVGELSLLDDEPRTASVETEEQSTFLVIQKEDFLALLHNHPGIQFKVLVSLVRRTRQLTEAVKNLALKDVYSRVRLLFEDLAIEKEGQYFIEEPMTQQAIADRVGSSREMVARIMKELVFGGYVRIENRRLIILQKMPEAF, from the coding sequence ATGATCGCTACGCTAAAGCAAATCCCGCTGTTCTACGGTCTTTCCGATGACGAATTGGCCCATATCGAGGCATCGGCGGTCGCGAAGACCTATCCGAAGGGCACCATCATCATCAACGAAGGGGACGCCGGCAGTTCGATGTTCCTATTGATGCAGGGACGCCTGAAGGTTTTCGTCAGCGACTCGAACGGCAAGGAATACGTGTTGGCGGTTCTTGGACCGGGCGAATACGTGGGGGAATTGTCCCTATTGGACGACGAACCGCGTACCGCTTCGGTTGAAACCGAAGAACAAAGTACCTTTCTGGTGATCCAGAAGGAAGATTTCCTCGCCCTGCTGCACAACCATCCGGGCATCCAGTTCAAGGTGCTGGTCAGTCTGGTAAGGCGTACCCGCCAATTGACCGAGGCGGTCAAGAACCTGGCGCTGAAGGATGTCTATAGCCGCGTACGCCTGTTGTTCGAAGACTTGGCGATCGAAAAGGAAGGCCAGTACTTCATCGAAGAGCCCATGACCCAGCAGGCCATCGCCGACCGGGTAGGGTCCTCGCGCGAGATGGTCGCGCGGATCATGAAGGAACTGGTATTCGGCGGCTACGTGCGGATCGAGAATCGCCGCTTGATCATCCTGCAGAAGATGCCGGAGGCATTCTGA
- a CDS encoding TetR/AcrR family transcriptional regulator — MTTPEEKTRRAELIAAASRLFKEQGYERTTVRDLAQAVGMQSGSLFYHFRTKEEMLVAVMAAGIGDLTDRAEEALANAKTPLDRLRTLCRVHLDTLLGDDKGALSVLLYEWPSLSEKARAELIKLRDAYERDWQLVLDEAAKAGLVHQDTRLLRKLLLGGLHWTIQWYKSDGSNSPSDLADRMLELVLKK, encoded by the coding sequence ATGACCACACCAGAAGAGAAGACACGCCGGGCCGAACTGATCGCCGCCGCCAGCCGCCTGTTCAAGGAACAAGGCTATGAGCGGACGACGGTGCGCGACCTGGCCCAGGCCGTGGGTATGCAATCGGGCAGCCTGTTCTATCACTTCCGCACCAAGGAAGAGATGCTGGTCGCCGTGATGGCCGCCGGCATCGGCGATCTGACCGACCGCGCCGAAGAAGCATTGGCTAATGCCAAGACGCCGCTGGATCGCCTGCGCACCTTGTGCCGTGTCCATCTGGACACCCTGCTGGGCGACGACAAGGGCGCCTTGTCGGTGCTGCTGTACGAATGGCCCAGCCTGTCGGAAAAAGCCCGCGCCGAGTTGATCAAGCTGCGCGATGCCTACGAGCGCGATTGGCAACTGGTGCTGGACGAAGCCGCCAAGGCCGGCCTGGTGCACCAGGATACCCGCCTGCTGCGCAAGCTCCTGCTGGGCGGCCTGCATTGGACCATCCAATGGTACAAGAGCGATGGCAGCAATAGCCCGTCGGATCTCGCCGACCGGATGCTGGAGCTGGTGCTGAAGAAATAG
- a CDS encoding alpha-2-macroglobulin family protein, with product MQTSSNATIVWPAAVQAGIKLADPQASGIPMELAVASLAGKPLAGRSVKAEAWTRVVDSHRKRLVGGFYAYEDSERYQALGEICNGKTDAKGRLACLMPARHRGSVVLRVSSRDDAGRTSYSNAEVFMPGDGTDWERVSDSDRIDLIADKKSYEPGQTATLRVKMPFREGSALIAVERERVLEWRTQVLTAANPVIKIPLKANYGPNVFVSVMVVRGRLADPAATALVDLAKPAYKLGIVNLRVGGKGYALDVKVNTDKSLYQTRDKATVKIAVKSADGKPLAKGAEVAVAAVDEGLLALRANDSWKLLEGMLGERPYGFFTATAQGQVVGKRHFGRKAVPVGGGGGRGGTRELFDTLLLWKGRVALDEKGEATVEVPLNDSLTSFKIVAVATAGPDRFGTGEASIRASKDVMLFSGLSRAVRQGDRFEAGFTVRNTTQQTVKLNVSARVEGQAALNPQVVELAGGAAKEVVWPVTVPADATQLSWTAEVAGDGRVYDKLAQKQAVLEAVPVRVLQATLTQVPPDYSLPLARPADALSGRGGISINLSPSLVAALDGVEDYFRAYPYTCLEQQTSRAIGLDDQRAWTAVLAKLDSYLDQDGLAKYFPYPGQGSPVLTAHLLSLAADSGWPLPDKGRERMKAGLTAYVEGRVQRGVAGSNSSARAIVQLDAIAALARHDAARPAMLDALVLEPNRWPTSTVLDWLVVLNKLTDLPKRAERLKEARQILVARLDLSGTTLNFSGKPSDEYWRTMDSADADAARILLDTLADNTRKADLGRLARGVVSRQSRGHWDTTVANAWGALALRKFAAQAEAGQPTGSTFAKAAGEQSLDWAKSPKGGSLMLAWPDQAATLNLRHQGNGKPWAIIEAKAALPLKAPLASGYRLEKQWMPIEAKGKAFGRGDVWRVRLTIDAQADMSWVAVNDPIPAGAQLLGRGLASDSNLLARGEGKEGYWPSFEERGDTAYRAYYEWLPKGRHVLEYTVRLNTRGDFALPPSRVEALYAPERFGEIPNVNVKVQ from the coding sequence GTGCAGACCAGCTCCAACGCCACCATAGTCTGGCCGGCCGCCGTGCAGGCCGGTATCAAGCTGGCCGATCCACAAGCGAGCGGCATTCCCATGGAATTGGCGGTGGCCAGTCTGGCCGGTAAACCGCTGGCCGGTCGCAGCGTCAAAGCGGAGGCTTGGACCCGCGTGGTCGATAGCCACCGAAAGCGTCTGGTCGGGGGCTTTTACGCTTATGAGGATAGCGAGCGCTACCAGGCGCTGGGCGAGATCTGCAATGGCAAGACCGATGCCAAGGGACGGCTTGCTTGCTTGATGCCGGCGCGCCACCGGGGTTCGGTCGTGCTGCGGGTTTCCAGCCGCGACGATGCCGGCCGGACGTCCTACAGCAATGCCGAAGTCTTTATGCCGGGCGACGGGACCGATTGGGAACGGGTCAGCGACAGTGACCGCATCGATCTGATCGCGGACAAGAAGAGCTACGAACCTGGCCAGACCGCCACGCTGCGGGTGAAGATGCCGTTCCGTGAAGGCAGCGCCTTGATCGCGGTCGAGCGGGAGCGGGTGCTGGAATGGCGAACCCAGGTGCTCACCGCCGCCAATCCCGTTATCAAGATTCCCTTGAAGGCCAATTACGGTCCCAATGTCTTTGTGTCGGTGATGGTGGTGCGTGGCCGCTTGGCCGATCCCGCGGCCACCGCGCTGGTCGATCTGGCCAAGCCGGCCTACAAGCTGGGCATCGTGAACCTGCGGGTGGGCGGGAAGGGCTACGCGCTGGATGTGAAGGTGAACACCGACAAGTCCCTCTACCAGACCCGTGACAAGGCCACGGTCAAGATCGCCGTCAAGTCGGCCGATGGCAAGCCCCTGGCCAAGGGCGCCGAAGTTGCGGTGGCGGCGGTGGACGAAGGATTGCTGGCCCTGCGCGCCAATGACTCCTGGAAATTGTTGGAGGGCATGCTGGGTGAGCGGCCCTATGGTTTCTTTACCGCCACTGCGCAAGGCCAGGTGGTAGGCAAGCGCCATTTCGGCCGCAAAGCCGTGCCGGTAGGCGGTGGCGGTGGCCGCGGCGGCACCCGCGAGCTGTTCGATACCTTGCTGCTGTGGAAGGGCCGGGTAGCCTTGGATGAGAAGGGTGAAGCCACGGTCGAAGTGCCGCTGAACGACTCCCTGACCAGCTTCAAGATCGTGGCGGTCGCCACCGCCGGTCCGGATCGCTTTGGCACCGGCGAAGCCAGTATTCGCGCCAGCAAGGACGTGATGCTGTTCTCGGGACTGTCGCGCGCCGTGCGGCAGGGCGATCGTTTCGAAGCCGGCTTTACCGTGCGCAATACCACCCAGCAGACAGTGAAGCTGAATGTCAGCGCCCGAGTGGAAGGACAGGCTGCGCTAAATCCGCAGGTGGTGGAACTGGCCGGCGGCGCCGCCAAGGAAGTGGTCTGGCCGGTGACGGTACCGGCCGACGCCACCCAGCTGAGCTGGACCGCCGAAGTTGCCGGCGACGGCAGGGTGTACGACAAGCTGGCGCAAAAGCAGGCGGTTTTGGAAGCCGTACCGGTGCGGGTGTTGCAAGCCACGCTGACGCAGGTGCCACCCGATTACAGCCTGCCGCTGGCCCGTCCGGCGGATGCGCTGAGCGGTCGTGGCGGCATCAGCATCAATTTGTCGCCTAGCCTGGTCGCGGCCCTCGATGGGGTGGAGGATTACTTCCGGGCCTATCCCTATACCTGCCTGGAGCAACAGACTTCGCGCGCCATCGGCCTGGATGATCAACGCGCCTGGACAGCGGTGCTGGCCAAGCTGGACAGCTACCTGGATCAGGATGGTCTGGCCAAGTACTTCCCTTATCCGGGCCAGGGCAGTCCGGTCTTGACCGCGCATTTGCTCAGCCTGGCGGCCGATAGCGGCTGGCCTTTGCCGGACAAGGGGCGCGAGCGGATGAAAGCGGGATTGACCGCCTATGTCGAAGGTAGGGTGCAGAGAGGCGTTGCGGGTAGCAATAGCAGCGCACGCGCGATTGTTCAGCTCGATGCGATCGCCGCCTTGGCACGCCACGATGCTGCCCGACCCGCCATGCTGGATGCGCTGGTGCTGGAGCCGAATCGTTGGCCCACCAGTACCGTACTCGACTGGCTGGTAGTGCTGAATAAGCTGACCGATCTGCCCAAGCGCGCCGAGCGCCTGAAGGAAGCACGCCAGATTCTTGTCGCCCGCCTGGATCTGTCCGGGACCACCCTGAATTTCTCGGGTAAACCGAGCGACGAATATTGGCGGACCATGGATTCGGCCGACGCCGATGCCGCCCGCATCCTGCTCGATACGCTGGCGGACAACACGCGCAAGGCCGACCTGGGCCGACTGGCTCGCGGCGTCGTGTCCCGGCAGTCGCGCGGGCACTGGGATACCACGGTGGCCAATGCCTGGGGCGCGCTGGCCTTGCGCAAGTTTGCCGCGCAGGCCGAAGCAGGACAGCCGACCGGCAGCACCTTTGCCAAGGCGGCTGGCGAACAGAGCCTCGATTGGGCCAAATCACCGAAGGGCGGCAGCCTGATGCTGGCCTGGCCGGATCAAGCTGCTACGCTGAATTTGCGTCACCAGGGGAATGGCAAGCCTTGGGCGATCATCGAGGCGAAAGCGGCGCTGCCCTTGAAAGCGCCGCTCGCGTCCGGTTATCGCCTGGAAAAGCAATGGATGCCGATCGAGGCAAAGGGCAAAGCCTTCGGGCGGGGGGATGTCTGGCGGGTAAGGCTGACAATCGATGCGCAGGCCGATATGAGCTGGGTAGCGGTCAATGACCCGATTCCAGCCGGCGCCCAGTTGTTGGGACGAGGCTTGGCAAGCGATTCGAACTTGCTTGCGCGCGGGGAAGGCAAGGAGGGTTATTGGCCGTCTTTCGAGGAGCGTGGCGATACGGCCTATCGTGCCTATTACGAGTGGCTGCCTAAAGGCAGGCATGTGCTTGAGTACACCGTGCGGCTCAATACCCGTGGCGATTTCGCCTTGCCGCCAAGCCGTGTGGAGGCCTTGTATGCGCCGGAACGTTTTGGCGAAATACCCAATGTAAACGTCAAGGTGCAGTAG